The Lagenorhynchus albirostris chromosome 6, mLagAlb1.1, whole genome shotgun sequence genome includes a window with the following:
- the TEX51 gene encoding testis-expressed protein 51, translating into MLLLLLSCLLSTANGKSCLHCWPELPALIDYDLQILWGTPGPPVELSHSQDHLEETAGTLFTHIDKAIKKFLRWAPDHTFSQLRFLLTPRPLPALSAQNLSLSTILPSRAACNKSCDIHSTLEVISCANCKTHFLTCQDPTLCPGTRRNFVWAVSLGIALLLATLAGDVTFSGSRRRRRRRRQKRRSWGIQNSHGGEAVSAWGQQG; encoded by the exons ATGCTGCTTCTCCTGCTCAGCTGTCTCTTGTCCACCGCCAATGGGAAGAGCTGCCTCCACTGCTGGCCAGAGCTGCCTGCACTGATAGACTATGACCTGCAGATTCTATGGGGCACCCCAGGGCCACCTGTGGAGCTCTCCCACA GTCAAGACCATTTGGAGGAAACAGCAGGAACATTATTCACTCACATAGATAAAGCCATTAAGAAGTTTCTGAGATG GGCGCCTGACCACACCTTCTCCCAGCTTCGTTTCCTGCTCACACCCCGACCTCTCCCAGCTCTGTCTGCCCAGAACCTCAGTCTCTCTACCATCTTACCCTCCCGGGCAGCCTGCAACAAGTCCTGTG aCATCCACTCCACACTGGAGGTCATCAGCTGTGCCAACTGCAAGACACACTTCCTCACCTGCCAAGACCCCACTCTCTGCCCAG GGACCAGGAGGAACTTCGTGTGGGCTGTGAGCCTCGGCATTGCTCTGCTCCTGGCGACCCTAGCTGGAG ATGTTACATTTTCTGGCtcgagaagaagaagaaggagaaggaggcagaaaaGGAGGTCCTGGGGCATCCAGAACTCCCACGGAGGGGAAGCTGTGTCGGCCTGGGGGCAGCAAGGCTAG